A segment of the Kiritimatiellia bacterium genome:
GGGAGGCGTGGAAGGCGGCGCCCCCGGACCCGGCCGTCCTGCTGCGCTTCTTCGAGAAAATGGACCTGGAATCCCTGGCGCGGCCCCTGCGTCCCGCCGCGCCGGCCGCCGGGCAGCAGGGGCTGCTCGATTTCGGGGCCGGGTGATCGCCGGATGAAACGGGGGCGGACCATCCTGGTGTGCCTGGCGCTGCTGGCGGTGTATACCGGCGGCCTCGGCATCCGGCGGGCGGTGTTCGACGCGCAGGTCCAAGCCCTGGGCGAGGCCCCGCGCTTCACGCTCGAGAGCGCCCTGTACTTCCGGCGCGTCGGGCAGGTCTTCCGCGACGGGCGCCTGCCGGCGCGGGACGCGGACCTGCAGTATCCCGAGGGCGTGGCGACGGCCGCGACGGACACCGTGGGCTCGGAATACGTCTACGCGGCCCTGGCCCGGCTTTTCCCTTCGTCCCTGCCGCTGGCGGACCGGTTGCGCTGGATCGAGACGGGCTGGTTCTGTCTGGGTGCGGTCTGGATGGCCCTCTGGATTCGCTGGCGCGCCGGCTCGTGGACCGGCGGCCTGGTCGCGGCCGGGTTCTATGCCGTGTCGCTCTCCAGCGTCATCCGCTCCACCGGCCAGGAGTTGCTGCACGAGAATTTCGCGCTGCCGTGGCTGATCGCCCACTTGGCCTTCGAGGCGCTGGCCTCGCGGGCCGGCACCCGCGCCGTCCGCTGGGCCGCCATCGTCCTGTCCGCCCTCGGCCTGGCTCTGGCCCTGGTGTCGTGGGACCTGGTGCAGTTCTACGTCCTTTTCTGGATGCTGGCCTCCGCGTTCCGCCTGCTCGGCGGCCGCCACGGCCCGGCGGGCCGCTGGGCCTGGGTGCAATGGGCCGTCGCCTATGCCGCGCTGGCGCTGGCCGGAGGATTGAATCCCTACCTCCGTGCCCACGGATTCCTGCAGTCTCCGGCCATGCTCCTCGGCCTGGGCCTTCTCCTCGCCGGCGTTTTCCGCCCGGCCTCCCTCCCGCCGCGTTCCGCCGCGTGCGCGACCGCGGGTCTGCTCGTGGCGCCGGTCGTCCTTGGCCTTCTCCTCGCGGGAACCTACCGCTCTTCGTACGGCCATTTCATGGACCTGCTCGCGGCGAAGCTGATCTACCTGAACCGCAAGCCGGCGGACCCGGCCTGGTTGAGCTTCGACGCCCGCATCCTCTGGGTGCCCGGGTTGAATTCCGCCTCCTGGCCCCTGGCCCGCGAGCTTTTTCCGATCATGCTGCCCTTGACTTTTCTGTCCGGCGCGGTACTCTTACTGAAGAAAGCATTTCGTCGGGATTCCAGTCTGGCTCGTCACGTTTTTTTCATTTCAATTTCATCGGCCGCGTTCGTATTTTTTGCCCGCTTCCACGTGTGGGTGGCCGTATGGGCGGCCGGGTGGCTGGGCCTCGCGGCGGCCTCCCTGCTGGAAGGACGCCGCGCGGCCCGGGGGCTGGTGATCCTGTGGCTCGCCGCGATGGGCGCCGAGGCGGCGCACACTCTGGAAAGGCCCGAACGCTGGGGCCGCGGCGGGGTCTATTACAAGGAAATGGGGGAATTGACGGAATGGCTGGGACGGCACGCGCGGCCCGAGCCGGTCCTGGCCAATTTCGGAATCAGCGCCTCGGTCCTCGCGTACGCGGAGTGCCCGGTGCTCCTGCATCCGAAGTTCGAGTCGGAAGCGGCCCGCGAGCGGGTGCGGCTGTACGGGGAAAAGCTGTTCCTGGGCACCGAGCGGGAATTGAGGGACTGGGCGGACGGGCTGGGGGCCCGCTACCTGGTCTACGGGCTCGGCGAATTCGCGTCCGTGGAGCCCGAGCGGCAGATGCGGTACCTCGTGAACGCCCTGAATCCCCCGGCGTACGCGGCGGCCCGACGGCTCGAGCATGAGCCCGGGCAGTGCCGCTGGTTCCGGATGGTCTGGGAGAACAGGAAGTACCGCGTGTTCCGCATCCTGACCCGGGCCGACGAGGGCGCGGCGCGGCGGTACGGGATCGAGGCCCTGGAGGCGTTGCAGCAGGGGGCATTGGATCGGGCCGAGGCGCGGGCGACCTCCGCGCTGCTCCTGGACGCCCGCGAGGAAACGGCGCAAGAGGTGCTGCGGCATGTCGGATCGCTTCGGCAACAAGGGTTTCGCGCGGGCGGGGAAGCCGCCCCGTAAGACGTCGGCCCCGCAAGTCATCGGGCTGACCGGCGGGCTGGCCTGCGGCAAGAGCGAGGTCGGCCGGATCCTCGCGCGCCTGGGCGCGGCCGTGCTCGACACGGACGAGGTCACGCGCGAGCTGCAGCGGCCGGGCCGCCCGGTCTTCCGGGCGATCGCGCGCCGGTTCGGCCGGGGCGTGCTGACGCCGGAAGGAGAGCTGGATCGCCGGGCGCTGGCCCGGCGGGTGTTCGCGGACCCCCGGGCGCGGCGCGCGCTGGAGGCCCTCGTGCACCCGGCGGTGTACGCCGAGGTCGAGCGATGGATCCGCGCCCGCCGGCGGGAGCGCCGGGCGGCCGCGGTGATCGTCCCGCTCCTGTACGAGACGGGACGGACGAAGGATTGGGATGCCGTGTGGTGCGTGACCGCGCCGAAACGGTCCGCGATGGCCCGCCTGAAGCGGCGCGGCCTGACGGCCGCGGAGGCGCAGGCGCGCTGGGCGGCCCAGTGGCCGCCGTCGGAAAAGGCGCGCCGCGCGGACGTGGTGATTCGAAACAACCGAAGCCTGGACGAACTCGAAAAAAAGGTCCGGGCCCTATGGAACAACAGGACGAGAGAGGAGCCGTAAGCCATGCCTGAACCCCGAGGACGATACCGCAGGACCAGAACCCCGCACGCCGGCAGCAGCCATGCGCCCGTGTCCGAGCCGCCGCTGCGCCGGCAGCACGAGCCCGCGCCGCCGATGCCCCCGCCGCCGCCCGCGCCGCCGGTGGCGAACGGCAACGTGGCGGAACCGGCCGCCGCCGCGAACGGCGCGCCGCCCCCGCCGCCCGTCCAGGGCGCCGGCCGCACGCTGCACCTCTTCGACCTCCAGGTTCAGTCCGTCCCCG
Coding sequences within it:
- a CDS encoding dephospho-CoA kinase produces the protein MSDRFGNKGFARAGKPPRKTSAPQVIGLTGGLACGKSEVGRILARLGAAVLDTDEVTRELQRPGRPVFRAIARRFGRGVLTPEGELDRRALARRVFADPRARRALEALVHPAVYAEVERWIRARRRERRAAAVIVPLLYETGRTKDWDAVWCVTAPKRSAMARLKRRGLTAAEAQARWAAQWPPSEKARRADVVIRNNRSLDELEKKVRALWNNRTREEP